In Clostridium butyricum, the genomic stretch AAAGCACATTTTAGAGCTTTAGCAGTCTTAATTTTTATTATTAATATAAGGTTGAAATTTGTATATTTAATATGTTACTATTAGTTCTAAATATAAAAAATCTAGAACTAAATAAGGAGAACATATGAAAAAAAATTTAATTTTAATACTGATAATTGTATTGTTAGGTATTTTATTAGCTTATAATGCGTTTGATAACAAGCATAAACAAACAATAGAAAAAGAGAAGACAAGTGAAGAACTAATTAGTAAAGATAGTAATTTACAATCAAATAATGATAAAGAAATTGGAAATGAGATTAATAAAGGTTCGGAATCAGAAAAAGTTAGTATGAATAATATTGATGTAGTTATTGGTGATGAAAATTTTATTAGTGATATGGATAATATTTTTGTTAACCTAGATAATTATGTTGGAAAGACTATGAAGGTTGAGGGCTTTGTTGGCGGAGTTATAGGTAATGAATTTAAAGTTTTAAGGTTATATGATATGACCCACGATGATCATTCACATGAAGTAACAGTAGGAATAAATGTAGTTTATGATGGTGAGATTCCAGCAGAGGATACTTGGGTAGAAGTTACAGGAGTTATAACAAAAGAAGCAATTGATGGAAAAAATCAGCCAGTTATTAATGTTCAAAGACTTGAAAAAAAATTTACTCATGGTCAGAAAAAAGTTTATAATTAAAAAGTATTAAAATAAAAGGGGAATTTAAGAACATAAAATCATATAAATTTCATTGTATTTTATATATTTAGAGTCTTACAGAAATATAAATTTTCTGTAAGACTTTATTTTGTAATAAAGTTATATATTATGTTGAAAAAGGCAAAAAATTTTCATATAATGTATGTAAAGTAATAAAATTACAGAACAGGAGTAAAAGTATCTTGAATAATAGAGAATATACAATAGAAGATCTAGAAGAACTTTTAGATAATATTCCATATGAAGTATGGATGAAGGATAAAGAGGGGAGATATAAATATGTTAATAAATATTTTTCTCAAAAAATAGGATGTAGTAAGAAAAAGATTATTGGGAAAACAGATTTAGATATAGAGTTAGGAAAGTCACCTGTTGTAAATGAAGAAAAAGTCTATTATGAAATATATAATAAAGATATAAAAAGAGAAAAGGAAATCATTCTTGGTAGTATATTAAAAGAGATGAACGGTGAAAAAAATATACAGGATGCTATAATTGAAAATCTTATACATATTACAGATAGGGATGCCGAAAAAAATTATAAAAAGTATGATAGTAAAATTTTATTTGAATTAAAGAAAAAAATAAAGGCAGACGATATTGCTATATATTTATATAATAGGCATAGTAATAATATGAGTTTGTATGTTCAAGAAGGTAGTACAGAAGGAATTTTCACTACAAAATATAGCTTTAATGTTTTTGGACAATTTTTGTTGAACTCAAAACTAAATAAAATAGTTAGGAACTTTAATGGATGCCAGACACATTATTTGTATCCAATTAGAGCTAAAGACACACTGCACGGAATGATTGAGATATATTATAAAAATGATGATTCAAAGCATTATATAGGAGAGAGTATAATAAAGCAAATATCGATTCTTTTAGGAGTAAGTTTAGAAAATAGAACTATTGCTAAACATTTAAAAACAGAGCTAATAAAAAGAGAAGATGTACAAAAGAAGCTTGAAATGGTTATTGATACGGTTATAGATATTTATGCATTGATTAAAAAGAAAAATAATATGCTTCAATGGATAGATATAAATAAGAAATGTATGGAGATTATAGAGTGGACAGACAAGGATTTAATAGATAGATCTCCATTAGAATTAGTTCATGCAGATGATAAAGAAGATCTTAAATTTGCTGTGGAAAATCATAAAGAATATAAGAATTTTGTATGTAGGATATTGTGTAAAAGTGGTAATTATAAAATTTTAAGTATTAATTGGAGTAATATATCAAATGGAAATATTATAATTACAGGAAAAGACATAACAAATGAAAGAGAGCTTTTAAAGGATAAAGAAAACTTACAGCAAGCAGTTGAAGTTGAAAGTTTAAAGACTGAATTTTTTGCCAATTTATCTCATGAATTTAAAACCCCTCTTAATATAATTTTATCAGCGGTCCAGGTGATTCTATCTTGTATAAACAATAATCTTGAATCTCTTAGTTTAGATAAACTATTAAAGTATTTAAAAGGTATAGAGCAGAATTCATATAGACTATTAAAATTAGCAAATAATATGATTGATATAACTAAAATAGATGGTGGATTTTATGAAGTAGAGATGGATAATCATAATATTGTTGAGGTTATTGAAAATATAGTTCAGTCTGTAGCTGAATATATGACGAATAATAAAAGAAATATTACTTTTGATACAATGGAAGAAGAAATTATTACAGCCTGTGATCCTGATAAAATAGAAAGAATAATTTTAAATTTATTATCAAATTCAATGAAGTTTACAAGTGTTAATGGAAAAATATATGTAGATATGGATATTACAAAAGATTGTAAAAATGTAATTATTAAAGTCAGAAATGATGGACCAGCCATAAGTCTTGAAGATTCTAAAAAAATATTTAACAGATTTACTCAGTCTGAGAATCTTCTTACGAGAAGTGTTGAAGGAAGTGGAATTGGATTAGCATTAGTAAAATCTTTAGTTGAACTTCATAATGGAAAGATTTATGTTAATACACATATTAATAATGGAACAGAATTTTGTATAGAATTACCTATAAGAAAAATAATGAATTCAACTATGAGTCCTGTATTAAATAAAAGTATAAATTCTAAAGTGCAAAAATATACAATAGAATTTTCAGATATTTATACTTTAAATCAGTAAAATATAGTATTTAATAACATTATTGTATCATTGAAATAAGACTTAACTTATATTTTTATAATACAATAATGTTAAATTATATAATAGTACTTTGTTTATCTAAGTATATGAATTTATTTTAAATAGTAATTATTTTAAACTAAATATAAATGTTTTTAGAAATGGTAATATATGAAAAAATCATATATATTTTTTTATTGCCATAAGGATATAGTTCCACCATTTAATGAAGCAATATCTTTAAGCATAGTCATAACTTTATCATTATTTAGTAAATTTTTTATTTTACTACTTTCAAAGGTTTGCGAATTTCCTGATAAATTTATTTCACCATTAGAATTCACACTAATATCTGTTTTGTTTTTTTCTTTACTTTCTTCTTCTTCTTTCTTTTGTTCTGCTTCAATAATGTAGTCAAGCATTGTTTTAGAGGCGTTTTTATAAGCTTCCTTTTCTTCTTTTGATAAAGGACATTCAAATCTTTGTCCATTAATAACAACCCATCTTTTTTCACCATCTACTCCAAGTTCATCCCACTTACAGCTAGCATTATTAGTGGAATAGGATACTATATTATTAAACGTGTTTTTATCAACATATAATGTTGTATTTGCTGCAGTACCTTTATCTAATGATAATGATCCAATACCACGTGTTCTTTTTGATAAATTAATTTGATCATTTGATGTTTGAGTATATTTTACATTTTGAAAGTCTGTTTTTACAGAGCTTCGCTCACTTTTATTTGAAATTTGTTCTTGTGAATAATTTAAAGTATTTTGATATGAGCTTATATTATTATATATGTTCATTAAAAAATCCTCCTATAGTAATAATTTGTAATCATTTAATTATCGATGTTTTCAATTGGTTCTTTAATTGAAGATCCACGTTTAAGCTAGAAGTTTTAATTTATATAAATAAAAATTAAAACATAATGTGGAAAATAATTAAAAAATGTAACACAAAATCTTAAAAATACATATTATATACTAAGGTTAAGGAATTAAACCTAATCAATAAACAAAATCAAAAGAAAAAATAGAGAGGTGTAATGTATGAATAATCAATCATGCAGAGGTCATAAATATTATCAAAGTAGATATAGTTCAGTTAGTGGAGCTAGTAATTCTGAGAGCTTATCTTCAAGATCATATAGCAGTATAGCTAGTAGTGCTTCATCAAATAGTAGTTCAAGAAGCAGATCATTTAGTAGTGTTTCATCAAACAGTAGCTCAAGAAGCAATTCATCATCAATGAGTAGTTCAAATAGCAGTTCAAGAAGTAGTTCATCATCAAGAAGCAATTCAAGTAGTAGCTCAAGAAGTAATTCATCATCAATGAGTAGTTCAAATAGCAGTTCAAGAAGTAATTCATCATCAATGAGTAATTCAAATAGTAGTTCAAGAAGTAATTCATCATCAATGAGTAATTCAAATAGTAGTTCAAGAAGCAATTCAGCATCAAGAAGTAACTCAAATAGTAGTTCAAGAAGTAATTCATCATCAAGAAGTAACTCAAATAGTAGTTCAAGAAGTCATTCATCATCAAGAAGTAGCTCAAATAGTAGTTCAAGAAGTAATTCATCATCAAGGAGTAGCTCATATAGTAGTTCAAGGAGTCATTCATCATCAAGGAGTAATTCACACAGTAGTTCAAGAAGTAATTCTTACAGCAAATCAGAAAGTGGATCAAGAAGTTATTCAAAATCATATAGCAGCCCATATAGTAAATCAGAAAGTTACTCAGAATCATATAGTGAGTTTTAATTAATATTAGGAAAAAGTAAAAGAAATAGTATGGATAAGTATTACAAACGAGGAGAAAAAGTAAAGGACGAATATACCATTATAAAAGAACTTGGTGAAGGTAGATATGGTATTGCTTATCTGGCTAAAAATGATAAAAAAGAAAAAGTTGTAGTAAAACAGCTTAAAAAAAAGATGCTTAAAGAAACAAGAGAAAAGTTGTTTTATGAGCAGAAGATTCTGCAAAGTCTTGATAATCAAGCATTCCCTAATTTTATTGGAAAATTTAAGGATCATTATAGA encodes the following:
- a CDS encoding PAS domain-containing sensor histidine kinase, which translates into the protein MNNREYTIEDLEELLDNIPYEVWMKDKEGRYKYVNKYFSQKIGCSKKKIIGKTDLDIELGKSPVVNEEKVYYEIYNKDIKREKEIILGSILKEMNGEKNIQDAIIENLIHITDRDAEKNYKKYDSKILFELKKKIKADDIAIYLYNRHSNNMSLYVQEGSTEGIFTTKYSFNVFGQFLLNSKLNKIVRNFNGCQTHYLYPIRAKDTLHGMIEIYYKNDDSKHYIGESIIKQISILLGVSLENRTIAKHLKTELIKREDVQKKLEMVIDTVIDIYALIKKKNNMLQWIDINKKCMEIIEWTDKDLIDRSPLELVHADDKEDLKFAVENHKEYKNFVCRILCKSGNYKILSINWSNISNGNIIITGKDITNERELLKDKENLQQAVEVESLKTEFFANLSHEFKTPLNIILSAVQVILSCINNNLESLSLDKLLKYLKGIEQNSYRLLKLANNMIDITKIDGGFYEVEMDNHNIVEVIENIVQSVAEYMTNNKRNITFDTMEEEIITACDPDKIERIILNLLSNSMKFTSVNGKIYVDMDITKDCKNVIIKVRNDGPAISLEDSKKIFNRFTQSENLLTRSVEGSGIGLALVKSLVELHNGKIYVNTHINNGTEFCIELPIRKIMNSTMSPVLNKSINSKVQKYTIEFSDIYTLNQ